A stretch of the Papaver somniferum cultivar HN1 chromosome 6, ASM357369v1, whole genome shotgun sequence genome encodes the following:
- the LOC113288852 gene encoding uncharacterized protein LOC113288852, with the protein MMLKKKAGDGDINQHVFKEISRTVSLDAVRQLGVALDDNIGYLNGRVDFPILILRMDGEDLLDFIKDPSYESEMMTIFSRISIPQQFNGNEKLYVKDYFMEAVKQLTVDHGMPPSSDAFVMNNIIQPSLETYAKNVSGDSRGCVPDDNTTTFLLEEFEKFGHILVQHLKEEPIIVAHTQITFDGSKIKKLLTSKSNLLEKTLDMAVIEIQRDSESVLLLPCKEIFLVMFGHLGPLTGLPPYGAIHQIDKIVDEVFMKNKAEEEEEKMKIMENEDKVKYLKMLMRMLLEHIMLELEANKSISVSSNSVIHT; encoded by the exons atgatgttgaagaagaaggcTGGTGATGGTGATATTAATCAGCACGTATTCAAAGAGATATCTCGAACCGTCTCACTGGACGCTGTACGACAGCTAGGAGTGGCACTGGATGATAATATTGGGTACTTGAATGGTCGGGTTGACTTCCCAATTCTCATCCTTCGGATGGATGGCGAAGATCTCCTAGATTTCATTAAGGATCCAAGCTACGAATCCGAAATGATGACTATATTCAGTAGGATTTCAATTCCTCAGCAGTTTAATGGCAATGAGAAACTTTACGTTAAAGATTATTTCATGGAAGCCGTGAAACAACTCACAGTAGATCATGGGATGCCACCTTCTTCGGATGCTTTTGTCATGAACAACATAATTCAACCGTCTTTGGAAACCTACGCTAAGAATGTTAGCGGTGATAGTCGTGGTTGTGTGCCGGATGATAATACGACCACCTTCTTATTGGAAGAATTCGAGAAATTTGGACACATATTGGTACAACATCTAAAAGAAGAGCCTATTATTGTTGCACATACCCAAATCACATTTGATGGAAGTAAAATCAAGAAACTCTTAACCAGCAAATCCAACTTACTAGAAAAG ACGTTGGACATGGCAGTGATAGAGATACAAAGAGATTCGGAATCAGTACTGCTGCTACCGTGTAAAGAAATTTTTCTTGTCATGTTTGGTCATTTGGGTCCATTAACAGGCTTGCCTCCTTATGGAGCCATTCACCAG ATTGATAAAATTGTGGACGAAGTATTTATGAAAAATaaggctgaagaagaagaagaaaagatgaaaatAATGGAAAATGAGGATAAGGTTAAGTACTTGAAGATGTTAATGAGAATGTTGTTGGAGCATATCATGCTGGAGTTAGAGGCTAACAAATCAATATCAGTCTCATCCAACTCTGTCATTCACACATGA